DNA from Arthrobacter sp. StoSoilB19:
CAAGGTCCAGGTCCAGACTGCCGAGTTCACCGGCATCCTTCCGGCCCTCGGCCCCAAGTACGATCTGGGCATCTCCTCGTTCACCATCAACCCGGAGCGACTGGGCGCCGTGAACATGGTCAGCTACTTCAACGCCGGCACCGCCTGGGCCGTGCAGAAGGGCAACCCCAAGAAGTTCTCCCTGGATGATGTCTGCGGCAAGTCCATCGGTGTGCAGACCGGCACCGTCCAGGAAGACCCCGATCTTTCCGACCGCAACAAGAAGTGCGTCGCAGACGGCAAGAAGCCCATTGACATCGTCACCCTGAAGAACCAGACGGATGTCACCACCCGCCTGGTGAACGGCAGCATCGACGCCATGACCGCCGACTCCCCCATCATCGGCTACGCGCTGACCCAGACCAACGGCCAGCTGGAGAAGCTGGGCGACGTCTACGATTCCGCTCCCCAGGGCATTGCTGTGGCCAAGGCTGACACCGCCTGGGCAGAGGTCATCCAGAAGACCGTCACCAAGCTGATGGAAGACG
Protein-coding regions in this window:
- a CDS encoding ABC transporter substrate-binding protein, whose product is MQTPRTLLGTSKLTAATMIAISALALSACTNASETGPSGAATSSGKASASFDPSTVKKDDALAAMVPDTIKSKGTITVGSDTSYAPAEFLGPDGQTPVGYDVDIAKAIGATLGLKVQVQTAEFTGILPALGPKYDLGISSFTINPERLGAVNMVSYFNAGTAWAVQKGNPKKFSLDDVCGKSIGVQTGTVQEDPDLSDRNKKCVADGKKPIDIVTLKNQTDVTTRLVNGSIDAMTADSPIIGYALTQTNGQLEKLGDVYDSAPQGIAVAKADTAWAEVIQKTVTKLMEDGSYKKILEGWGNSEGAITKSEVNPAVKS